A part of Maniola jurtina chromosome 19, ilManJurt1.1, whole genome shotgun sequence genomic DNA contains:
- the LOC123875220 gene encoding uncharacterized protein LOC123875220: MLISDGINHGKLQSIIVGELKKVGLKHRLKKIIMKNVKDHKTVFGAPLIKVPSCSVICCGSTLSIPVVVTEMSSVLRANAHIEGLFRKAGSQTRQKDIKRLLDAGGCVSEGHHPIDVASVLKLYLRCLPEPLISAEVQDLLLRCRVTGGEEGLKAMFNTLLLLPVLHVHLLHYIMELLHFIASKHKDNLMDSSNLAIVLAPSVMPLPAAASAQRLEHHVALVKIFIENSKYIGLLSEDLMTKLDDDSDVSRSRRKKRRSGSLNRMLNGLRKMVSGNPSTPAPVRDNGKTPVLSKSAAKRKFNSYEGLSAKTKKEITKGLPQKELSFTPMKMGVTDRKRLRLSFVDARSTTVTNSDFNSHKNSETSISSEDLLTSSENLFSAHDTIDLSSDMKEEKDYVRISKQEYEEIKSRVSAIENRLSREFTDVIPRVQPLQQVQNVYEQTLEEVAMLNCQGSEHLARRLSKELKIRPKEEAKIIRSPSARKIGSIRRRSKENLTKIVRHKSWNAMDMFYPYVGLTRRERTSVAKPNRDDRDSTADWDVSISEQSINVSDSSQKYHQRKRISLAPDFGLNKTIGKVQPRRSLNITTNNWDETGSENSANNTLDSNEKIRKSAQLKCYQNIRNNPIGKDSPVNCQHKWRNAAAFFMNKTGELESNGQTGRPSVNKLRRQNAGAVLAKAKLFETSSDKSSEAKEKAAHAGFARKPRVTNQNQIKSQSQKMSFHPKSRLQAYVTNDGPLKTNGPLNTKDLGPNVTRYKGPVHHSKEGINLRVNRKVTPVKKVVSPQSNVLMKTPQPPALKKPLCTPRSLRTPASGNDLKRTNTPMRAVHISPRRSPRQKIQRTYN, translated from the exons ATGTTGATATCGGACGGCATCAATCATGGGAAATTACAGTCTATAATAGTGGGAGAGTTGAAAAAGGTGGGCTTAAAGCATCGCCTGAAAaagattattatgaaaaatgtCAAA GATCATAAAACAGTGTTCGGAGCGCCTCTAATAAAAGTCCCGTCGTGCAGTGTCATTTGTTGTGGAAGCACTCTGAGTATTCCAGTTGTAGTGACTGAGATGTCGTCGGTGTTGAGAGCCAATGCTCATATCGAAGGTCTGTTCAGGAAGGCCGGATCGCAAACACGACAAAAAGATATCAAG CGTTTACTAGATGCTGGTGGTTGTGTATCAGAAGGCCATCATCCCATAGATGTAGCTAGTGTTTTGAAACTCTACCTCCGCTGTTTGCCCGAGCCACTGATCAGTGCAGAGGTGCAGGACTTGCTACTTAG gtGTAGAGTGACGGGCGGTGAAGAGGGACTGAAGGCTATGTTTAACACCTTGTTGTTGTTACCAGTATTACATGTGCACCTTCTGCATTATATCATGgag tTACTACATTTCATAGCATCCAAACACAAAGACAATCTGATGGACTCGTCCAACCTCGCCATAGTGCTGGCTCCCAGCGTCATGCCGCTCCCGGCCGCCGCCTCCGCGCAGAGACTGGAGCACCATGTAGCCTTAGTTAAG ATATTTATAGAAAACTCAAAGTATATAGGACTTTTATCAGAAGATCTCATGACGAAACTAGACGACGATTCTGATGTCAGTCGCTCCAGACGGAAGAAGAGACGAAGTGGTTCTCTTAATA GAATGTTAAATGGATTACGCAAAATGGTATCGGGGAATCCAAGCACACCCGCTCCCGTTCGAGATAACGGCAAAACACCAGTCCTCAGCAAATCTGCTGCTAAACGGAAGTTTAACTCTTACGAAGGACTTTCTGCGAAAACAAA gaAAGAAATCACAAAAGGCCTTCCTCAGAAAGAACTGTCGTTTACGCCTATGAAAAT GGGCGTTACTGATCGGAAGCGGTTACGACTTAGTTTCGTAGATGCCAGAAGTACAACAGTCACCAACTCAGACTTTAACTCTCATAAAAACTCTGAAACCAGTATTAGTAGTGAAGACCTGTTAACCTCCTCAGAAAACTTGTTTAGTGCACATGACACTATTGACTTATCCTCAGAcatgaaagaagaaaaagattATGTTCGAATTTCTAAACAGGAATATGAAGAAATAAAAAGCAGGGTATCGGCTATAGAGAACCGACTCTCCAGAGAGTTTACTGACGTCATACCTAGAGTTCAGCCTTTACAGCAGGTCCAAAATGTTTACGAGCAAACGTTAGAAGAGGTGGCCATGTTAAACTGTCAAGGTTCCGAGCATTTAGCGCGTCGTCTTAGCAAAGAACTGAAGATTAGACCAAAGGAAGAAGCCAAAATCATACGATCGCCGAGCGCGAGAAAAATAGGATCCATAAGAAGACGTTCGAAAGAAAATTTGACCAAAATAGTTAGGCACAAATCTTGGAATGCCATGGATATGTTCTACCCTTATGTTGGACTCACAAGGAGAGAGAGAACCAGCGTCGCTAAACCGAACAGAGATGATAGAGATAGCACAGCAGACTGGGATGTTTCAATTTCAGAACAATCGATCAACGTATCTGACTCTAGTCAAAAATATCATCAACGCAAAAGAATCAGTCTCGCACCGGATTTCGGCTTAAACAAAACTATCGGCAAAGTCCAGCCGCGTCGATCGCTCAATATAACGACAAACAACTGGGATGAGACGGGATCTGAAAACTCGGCCAACAATACCTTAGATTCCAATGAAAAGATACGGAAATCTGCACAGTTGAAGTGCTACCAAAATATACGCAATAATCCTATAGGAAAAGATAGTCCCGTAAATTGTCAACATAAGTGGAGGAACGCTGCAGCGTTCTTTATGAACAAAACAGGTGAACTCGAATCTAACGGTCAAACTGGAAGACCTTCCGTGAACAAACTACGCCGACAAAACGCTGGAGCAGTTCTAGCCAAAGCCAAACTCTTCGAAACCAGCTCCGACAAGTCGTCCGAAGCGAAGGAGAAGGCCGCGCATGCCGGTTTCGCTAGGAAACCAAGAGTTACCAACCAAAACCAAATCAAATcacagtcacagaaaatgtcATTTCATCCTAAATCCAGGCTTCAAGCGTACGTGACTAATGATGGGCCACTAAAAACGAATGGGCCACTGAATACGAAAGATTTGGGTCCTAATGTGACGAGATATAAAGGCCCTGTTCATCACAGTAAAGAAGGAATCAATCTCAGAGTAAACAGGAAAGTTACTCCAGTCAAAAAGGTAGTTTCCCCACAGTCGAATGTTTTAATGAAGACCCCTCAACCACCAGCTTTAAAGAAACCTTTATGCACACCCAGAAGTTTGCGAACGCCCGCCTCTGGTAACGACCTCAAACGAACAAATACTCCGATGAGAGCCGTTCACATTTCACCGAGGAGATCGCCACGGCAAAAGATACAGCGCACATATAACTGA
- the LOC123875226 gene encoding RRP15-like protein, whose amino-acid sequence MVIVAEMSKPSVKVSVSNSESSSEEGDESEYESEVSDKGYDKTKRESEMSDNGDESGSNKESDDDDDVIVKNEGWADSVAKILGSNKPKNKKTLVLSRAKKLADTIKKEKEEKPSFEIVGDEAKEVKSEVKKETLTVLEPPVKKKKVERSLIRIKPNILEKDREKLLTKIATKGVVQLFNAVRNQQRTIEKEIKDIPEGKKEKVLKKFDKRAFLDTLMGQSKSVNVEEQTKPLKDEVKAESEKPRWNALRDDFMMGAKMKDWDKESADESN is encoded by the exons ATGGTTATAGTGGCAGAAATGAGTAAACCATCAGTTAAAGTATCAG tttcaaaCTCCGAATCATCTAGTGAAGAAGGCGATGAATCTGAATATGAATCAGAAGTTTCAGACAAAGGCTATGACAAAACAAAACGTGAAAGTGAAATGAGTGATAATGGTGATGAAAGTGGAAGTAATAAggaaagtgatgatgatgatgacgtcaTAGTAAAAAATGAGGGCTGGGCGGATTCTGTAGCCAAAATCCTTGGTTCCAATAAacctaaaaataagaaaacattGGTTTTATCTCGAGCAAAGAAACTTGCAGACACAATAAAGAaggaaaaagaagagaaaccCAGTTTTGAAATAGTTGGTGATGAGGCTAAAGAAGTGAAATCAGAAGTTAAGAAAGAGACTTTAACTGTGTTAGAACCTCCAGTAAAGAAAAAG AAAGTTGAACGATCATTGATTAGAATAAAACCCAATATCTTAGAAAAGGATAGAGAAAAGTTACTAACGAAAATAGCAACTAAGGGTGTAGTTCAATTGTTCAATGCTGTAAGAAATCAACAGAGGACCattgaaaaagaaataaaagatataCCTGAGGGAAAGAAGGAAAAGGTTTTAAAGAAGTTTGATAAAAGAGCATTTTTGGATACTCTAATGGGACAATCAAAGTCCGTAAATGTTGAGGAACAAACTAAACCATTAAAAGATGAAGTTAAAGCAGAGTCTGAGAAACCTAGATGGAATGCATTAAG AGATGACTTCATGATGGGGGCTAAAATGAAGGATTGGGACAAAGAATCAGCAGATGagagtaattaa
- the LOC123875223 gene encoding RAB6A-GEF complex partner protein 2: protein MLPSPSTNMIELSAKLTTGSVYLAGEALECCITFNHTPQPEHRNSQSHNDILENLAWASAQIHCFFSTSKSTGEKANVFEKTTALEVTSCDIGDVVFHTKPKILFCDLTIPLGETKTFWYRESLPIEAPPSYRGTAVKYSYKITIATQKVGSHIKMVRIPFRVLPISPIMNMQDLAALCGNETTEELQPTNPFSEERKVETPLTMALQVLQNLTARRSPNSYMITNARGKVGRFCLFKSAYKLGEDIVGTFDFSVGTVTCMQVSVSLQPEEVTKTKTPMKSANKENSSRSMTVARYHEVTLGLTHSQLILPIPLHITPAFEGEEVSLSWRLHFEFVTSNERLQPGPDDRDWNAPLNVPIETMVWNLPVKIYSTLPKQISQQTVGNDAYTLYIK, encoded by the exons ATGCTACCTTCGCCTAGTACAAACATGATCGAATTATCAGCAAAACTCACAACTGGCTCAGTTTATTTAGCTGGAGAGGCTTTGGAATGCTGTATTACTTTTAACCACACACCTCAGCCTGAGCATAGGAACTCTCAAAGTCACAA TGATATCCTAGAAAACTTAGCCTGGGCTTCagcacaaattcactgttttttcTCAACATCAAAAAGTACAGGTGAAAAAGCCAATGTATTTGAAAAAACTACAGCTTTAGAAGTGACCTCATGTGATATTGGAGACGttgtatttcatacaaaaccCAAAATACTGTTCTGTGATCTGACTATACCCTTAGGGGAAACAAAGACAT TCTGGTATAGAGAATCTCTCCCTATAGAAGCACCACCATCATACAGAGGCACTGCTGTTAAATACTCctataagataactatagcaacACAGAAGGTAGGGTCCCATATAAAGATGGTGCGAATACCGTTCAGGGTCCTCCCCATCAGTCCAATCATGAACATGCAAGATTTAGCTGCATTATGTGGGAATGAAACTACAGAAGAACTCCAGCCAACTAATCCTTTTTCTGAGGAAAGGAAGGTTGAAACTCCTTTGACAATGGCTTTACAAGTGTTACag AATCTCACTGCAAGAAGAAGCCCAAACTCATACATGATTACAAATGCACGGGGGAAAGTTGGCAGATTTTGCCTGTTCAAATCAGCTTACAAATTGGGTGAAGATATTGTCGGCACTTTTGATTTTTCAGTTGGTACAGTCACCTGTATGCAG gtttCAGTATCTTTACAACCTGAAGAAGTAACTAAAACTAAAACGCCTATGAAAAGTGCAAACAAAGAAAATAGCAGCAGGTCCATGACAGTGGCCAGGTATCATGAGGTGACGCTGGGGCTCACACATTCACAGCTTATTTTGCCAATTCCTTTGCATATTACACCTGCATTTGAGGGTGAAGAag TTTCATTAAGCTGGAGGCTTCACTTTGAGTTTGTGACAAGCAACGAGAGATTACAGCCAGGCCCAGACGATAGGGACTGGAATGCCCCACTCAATGTGCCAATAGAAACTATGGTGTGGAACCTTCCTGTGAAGATCTACTCTACGTTACCCAAACAGATTAGTCAGCAAACTGTAGGCAATGATGCATATACTttatacattaaataa